In Flavobacterium endoglycinae, one DNA window encodes the following:
- a CDS encoding SusC/RagA family TonB-linked outer membrane protein — MKSRLLLTVLLLCTGFVFSQNQDVSGTVLDASGLSLPGVNVKVKNSSKSTTTDFDGSFKLTDVPKGTSIVFSYIGYRTQEVLVSGPKMTVKMSDDAKSLDEVVVIGYGSQKKREVTGAVSVLDSKTIDVLKPARIEQALQGTISGVNVTTQSGAPGAPLDIRIRGIATNGENRPTVIIDGYVGDLGLLNPSDIETITVLKDAQAAIYGTIGANGIILVTTKTGKKNSKTRVSFNSYTGFQQTSRKLPTLNATEYALLLNESYANGGRPIPYPNVSGLGKGTDWQDEVFQNAPIISNDLNISGGSDKLTYSVSGSHLDQEGIVGGDKSGFLRNTARIALGADLSDKIKLKTNVIYTYFTRNTLNENGLGSVLFNALNVPATLKPYNADGTYTLVPSTTGLGTEIINPLAQIANTYNDYNYKKLNGNFGLDYKIFKGFTLSGSIGFNTSNSESKTFGKQISYGGKVFDVQRSSVTQGAVNDNNYSFDLFGTYSTKIADSHNLVGTVGTTIFKEWGNGLYATGFDVPNNSWDYADISLTKGISETLTNSSYIYDQRRLSYFGRLQYDYKGRYLLSAMLRRDSSTKFGPGNKVGYFPSFTAGWVVSDENFFGQPKFINFLKFRASYGTLGNDQIPNYGYLGLLSGEATYVFDGSLVNGTATGQVPNPDLKWEEAQKFDVGLDLKLLSDKVSVVADYFIDTRKDLLIPNIPVSGINGTGAPGASAPTLNAGTVKNSGFEFAIDYKDKFSDAFSFSVGYNVTFLKNKVTEVNNGTGFIEGGAFGVGQPAPSRMEVGKPMGYFYGYKTDGIFQNQAEIDAHPSQLALGANAAPGDIRYVDVNGDGVIDTKDKTNIGDPIPDATMGFNLQLNYKALDFVVFTFASVGNDMVRNYERTLSDANRINYVLDRWTGPGTSNSTPRVTTGATANNVFSNYFVEDASYIRIQNVQLGYTLNPNISQKAGITKLRLYTGVNNLYTFTKYKGFDPGASNGAPIGGGIDYGFYPIPRTFLLGLNVNF; from the coding sequence ATGAAATCTAGATTATTACTAACAGTACTGTTACTGTGCACAGGTTTTGTATTCTCGCAGAATCAAGATGTATCAGGAACAGTATTAGATGCCTCAGGATTATCATTACCAGGCGTAAATGTAAAAGTTAAAAATTCGTCCAAAAGTACAACCACGGACTTCGACGGATCTTTTAAACTAACGGATGTTCCAAAAGGAACTTCAATTGTTTTCAGTTATATAGGATACAGAACTCAGGAAGTTCTGGTTTCAGGACCCAAAATGACTGTAAAAATGAGTGACGATGCAAAATCATTAGATGAAGTCGTTGTAATTGGTTACGGTAGCCAAAAGAAAAGAGAAGTTACTGGAGCCGTGTCTGTATTAGACAGTAAGACTATCGATGTTTTGAAACCAGCAAGAATCGAACAGGCATTACAAGGAACTATTTCGGGTGTTAACGTAACAACGCAGTCTGGTGCTCCGGGTGCACCTCTTGATATTCGTATACGTGGTATAGCTACGAATGGTGAAAACAGACCGACTGTGATTATTGATGGATATGTTGGAGATTTAGGACTATTAAACCCAAGTGATATTGAAACGATTACTGTTTTAAAAGATGCCCAGGCTGCGATTTACGGAACTATTGGGGCAAACGGTATTATTTTGGTTACGACCAAAACAGGAAAAAAGAACTCTAAAACCAGAGTGTCTTTTAACAGCTATACAGGTTTTCAGCAGACTTCAAGAAAACTGCCTACTTTAAACGCTACAGAATATGCTTTACTATTAAATGAAAGCTACGCAAATGGTGGAAGACCAATTCCGTATCCAAATGTAAGCGGATTAGGAAAAGGTACAGATTGGCAGGATGAAGTTTTTCAAAATGCACCCATCATTAGCAACGACTTAAATATCTCTGGAGGTTCTGATAAACTTACCTATTCTGTGAGTGGTTCGCACTTAGATCAAGAAGGTATTGTAGGCGGAGATAAATCTGGGTTCTTAAGAAACACTGCCAGAATTGCCCTTGGAGCTGATTTAAGCGATAAAATCAAATTAAAGACTAACGTAATTTATACCTATTTTACCAGAAATACATTAAATGAAAATGGTTTAGGATCTGTACTTTTTAATGCATTAAACGTTCCAGCAACTTTAAAACCGTATAATGCTGACGGAACGTACACTTTAGTACCAAGTACAACAGGTTTAGGAACTGAAATCATTAACCCATTGGCACAAATTGCGAATACGTATAATGATTACAACTATAAAAAACTGAACGGAAACTTTGGTCTTGATTATAAAATCTTCAAAGGATTCACGTTATCAGGATCGATTGGTTTCAATACTTCGAACAGCGAATCAAAAACTTTCGGAAAACAAATCAGCTACGGCGGAAAAGTATTTGACGTACAAAGAAGTTCTGTTACTCAAGGAGCTGTAAACGACAATAACTACTCATTTGACCTTTTCGGAACATATTCAACAAAAATTGCAGACAGCCATAATTTAGTGGGAACTGTTGGTACAACTATCTTCAAAGAATGGGGTAACGGTTTGTATGCTACAGGTTTTGATGTTCCAAACAACTCATGGGATTATGCTGATATTTCTTTAACAAAAGGAATTTCTGAAACCCTAACAAACAGTTCTTACATCTACGATCAAAGAAGACTTTCTTATTTTGGAAGACTTCAGTACGATTATAAAGGAAGATATTTACTTTCTGCAATGTTAAGACGCGATTCTTCTACGAAATTCGGTCCCGGAAACAAAGTTGGATATTTCCCTTCTTTCACCGCAGGTTGGGTAGTATCTGATGAAAATTTCTTCGGACAGCCAAAATTCATCAACTTCTTAAAATTCAGAGCTAGTTACGGAACATTAGGAAACGACCAGATTCCAAATTACGGTTACCTTGGATTATTATCTGGAGAAGCAACATATGTTTTCGACGGATCTTTAGTAAATGGAACAGCAACTGGGCAAGTACCAAACCCAGATTTAAAATGGGAAGAAGCACAGAAATTTGACGTTGGTCTTGATTTAAAATTATTAAGTGATAAAGTTTCTGTTGTAGCCGATTACTTTATCGATACCAGAAAAGATTTATTAATTCCAAATATTCCAGTTTCAGGGATTAACGGTACAGGAGCACCGGGAGCAAGCGCACCAACATTAAATGCAGGAACAGTTAAAAACTCAGGTTTCGAGTTTGCGATCGATTATAAAGATAAATTCTCAGATGCATTTTCTTTCAGCGTAGGTTACAACGTTACTTTCCTTAAAAACAAAGTAACGGAAGTAAACAACGGAACAGGTTTTATTGAAGGAGGAGCTTTTGGAGTTGGACAGCCTGCACCATCAAGAATGGAAGTTGGAAAACCAATGGGATATTTTTACGGATATAAAACAGACGGAATCTTCCAGAATCAAGCAGAAATTGATGCGCATCCTTCTCAGTTAGCTTTAGGAGCAAATGCTGCGCCTGGAGATATTCGTTATGTAGATGTAAACGGCGACGGTGTAATTGATACAAAAGATAAAACAAACATTGGAGATCCAATTCCAGATGCTACAATGGGTTTCAATTTACAATTGAACTACAAAGCACTTGATTTTGTTGTATTTACATTCGCTTCAGTGGGGAATGATATGGTACGAAACTACGAAAGAACACTTTCTGATGCCAACCGTATCAACTATGTATTAGACAGATGGACAGGACCAGGAACAAGTAATTCTACACCAAGAGTTACAACTGGAGCAACTGCAAACAATGTTTTCTCTAATTATTTTGTTGAAGATGCTTCATACATCAGAATTCAAAATGTACAGCTTGGATACACGCTAAATCCAAATATTTCCCAAAAAGCTGGAATTACAAAATTAAGGCTTTATACGGGAGTAAATAACCTTTACACATTTACAAAATACAAGGGTTTTGATCCGGGTGCTTCCAACGGAGCTCCAATTGGAGGCGGAATCGACTACGGTTTCTATCCAATCCCAAGAACCTTTTTATTGGGCTTAAATGTTAATTTTTAA
- a CDS encoding triple tyrosine motif-containing protein, with the protein MNFMLFAQEFPPIIKYSSSVYGAGNQNWMISQDDKNYLYFANNDGLLEYNGTSWQLYPGPNETIIRSVKVIGNKVYTGSYMNFGYWTRNANGKLKYTSLSDSIKNKILDDEQFWNILKYDQWILFQSLNRIYIYDTKTKKFKIVAPGNGVVKSFSQKNAIYFQTIKEGLFEIESGEAKLVSDHPILKKFTIANVFTTDEGLILQTQLDGIYKLVGNSLTRIVTDIDSELKSDFVYSSQRLKDGSFALGTVSNGVFILTDKGKLRYHLSQRKGLSNNTALSLFEDRDQNLWIGLDNGINCINVQSPVHSFTDDTGALGTVYASAVYNGMLYIGTNQGLFCKPTESNSDFKFISGTKGQVWSLFKYDNTLFCGHDSGTFIVSNDTARPIFSASGSWKFESVPNHPNLLLQGNYFGLSVLEKINNQWVFKNKIHGFDYSSRYFEITKNLEIYVSHEYKGIFRLKPDASFSKTNGFYAYKNPEKGQSASLTTFNNHIYYAYKGGIFKLNPKTRLFEKDSLLSSIFEKDEYTSGKLIVDNSNKIWLFSKNYIHYFSASKLSNQLKQNIIPIPSSLTNSMLGYENITQISKSTYLIGTTDGYYTLNIDDLSFKNYNVLITDITTNKQNETFNNAAIYHEGSFHSNENNITLNYTVPEYNKYINSEYQYLLEGFQNEWSEWSTKATANFKNLPPGKYTFKVRAKYANTILPNIAVYNFEVLKPWYRTNLALFVYFLLAVAIGYFINKAYRNYYQKQKEKLIEENNLLLEIQELENEQRLMKLRNEQLSQDVDNKNRELAVSTMSLNSKNELLAFIKEDLKKTAQNDSSNIKSVISTINKNITEEDSWNVFKEAFDNADKDFLKRIKQMHPALTPNDLRLCAYLRLNLSSKEIAPLFNISVRSVEIKRYRLRKKMDLQHENGLVEYILSV; encoded by the coding sequence ATGAATTTCATGCTTTTTGCGCAGGAATTCCCGCCTATTATTAAATATTCTTCGTCTGTTTATGGTGCAGGAAACCAAAACTGGATGATTTCGCAGGATGATAAGAATTATTTGTATTTCGCCAATAATGACGGTCTTCTGGAATACAACGGAACCAGCTGGCAATTATATCCAGGACCTAATGAAACTATTATTCGTTCCGTGAAAGTGATTGGAAATAAGGTGTATACAGGAAGTTATATGAATTTTGGGTATTGGACTCGAAATGCAAACGGAAAACTAAAATATACTTCGCTGAGCGACAGTATAAAAAACAAAATTCTAGACGATGAACAGTTTTGGAATATCTTGAAATACGATCAATGGATTTTATTTCAGTCGCTTAACCGAATTTATATTTACGATACCAAAACGAAAAAGTTTAAGATAGTCGCACCAGGAAATGGAGTTGTAAAATCTTTTTCGCAGAAAAATGCGATTTATTTTCAAACCATAAAAGAAGGACTTTTTGAAATCGAAAGCGGAGAGGCTAAATTGGTTTCAGATCATCCTATTCTTAAAAAGTTTACCATCGCAAATGTGTTTACAACCGATGAAGGATTAATTCTTCAAACTCAGTTAGACGGTATTTATAAACTTGTTGGGAATTCGCTTACGAGAATTGTAACCGATATTGATTCGGAACTAAAATCAGATTTTGTGTACAGCAGCCAGCGTTTAAAAGATGGAAGTTTTGCTTTGGGAACTGTTTCAAACGGAGTTTTTATTTTAACCGATAAAGGAAAACTGCGATATCATCTTTCGCAGCGAAAAGGATTAAGCAACAATACCGCTCTGTCACTTTTTGAAGACCGAGATCAAAATTTATGGATTGGTTTAGATAACGGAATAAACTGCATTAATGTTCAATCTCCTGTGCATAGTTTTACTGATGATACAGGAGCTTTAGGAACCGTTTATGCATCGGCTGTTTATAACGGAATGCTGTATATAGGAACCAATCAAGGATTGTTTTGTAAACCGACAGAAAGCAATTCTGATTTCAAATTTATTAGCGGAACAAAAGGTCAAGTCTGGTCACTTTTTAAATATGATAATACGCTTTTCTGCGGACATGATTCTGGAACTTTCATCGTTTCAAATGATACCGCAAGACCTATATTTTCTGCTTCCGGAAGCTGGAAATTCGAATCGGTTCCCAATCATCCTAATTTGCTTCTTCAAGGGAATTATTTTGGACTTTCTGTTTTGGAAAAAATCAATAATCAGTGGGTTTTCAAAAATAAAATTCACGGGTTTGATTATTCGTCACGCTATTTTGAAATCACTAAAAATCTCGAAATTTATGTCAGCCATGAATATAAAGGGATTTTTAGACTAAAACCAGATGCGTCATTTTCGAAAACCAATGGTTTTTATGCCTATAAAAATCCAGAGAAAGGACAGAGCGCCAGTTTAACTACTTTTAATAATCATATTTATTACGCTTATAAAGGCGGTATTTTCAAATTAAATCCTAAAACAAGATTGTTTGAAAAAGACAGCCTTTTGAGTTCTATTTTTGAGAAAGATGAATATACATCGGGAAAATTGATTGTAGACAATTCGAATAAAATCTGGTTGTTTTCTAAAAATTACATTCATTATTTCTCTGCCAGTAAACTCAGTAATCAGCTGAAACAAAATATAATTCCAATTCCGTCTTCTTTGACCAATTCGATGCTTGGATATGAAAACATTACCCAGATTTCGAAATCAACCTATTTAATAGGAACAACAGATGGTTATTATACCCTAAATATAGACGATCTGAGCTTTAAAAATTACAATGTTTTAATTACAGACATTACAACAAACAAGCAAAACGAAACGTTTAATAATGCGGCGATATATCATGAAGGCAGTTTCCATTCTAACGAAAATAACATTACGCTGAATTATACGGTTCCAGAATACAACAAATACATCAATTCTGAATATCAATATTTATTAGAAGGTTTTCAGAACGAATGGAGCGAGTGGAGTACCAAAGCAACAGCGAATTTTAAAAATCTTCCACCAGGGAAATATACTTTTAAAGTACGAGCAAAATACGCCAATACCATTCTGCCGAATATAGCAGTTTATAATTTCGAAGTTCTAAAACCTTGGTACAGAACAAATCTTGCTTTGTTTGTGTATTTTCTTTTAGCGGTTGCCATTGGTTATTTCATTAATAAAGCCTATCGAAACTATTATCAGAAACAAAAAGAAAAGCTAATTGAAGAAAACAATCTTTTATTAGAAATTCAGGAACTTGAAAACGAGCAGCGATTGATGAAACTTCGCAACGAACAGCTTTCTCAAGATGTGGATAACAAAAATCGCGAACTGGCAGTTTCGACAATGAGTTTGAATAGTAAAAATGAATTACTGGCATTTATTAAGGAAGATTTAAAGAAAACAGCTCAAAATGACAGCTCAAATATTAAATCTGTTATTAGTACCATCAATAAAAATATTACAGAAGAAGATTCTTGGAACGTTTTTAAAGAAGCTTTTGATAATGCCGATAAAGATTTCTTAAAACGTATTAAACAGATGCATCCCGCCCTTACACCAAACGATCTTCGTTTATGTGCTTATCTCCGATTAAATCTGTCTTCAAAAGAAATTGCTCCACTATTTAATATCTCTGTTCGCAGTGTTGAAATAAAACGATACCGATTGCGAAAAAAGATGGATTTGCAACACGAAAACGGTTTAGTAGAGTATATCCTATCTGTATAG
- a CDS encoding RagB/SusD family nutrient uptake outer membrane protein produces MKKYFIKSIIALALISAVTTSCSDEFVDPKPEYSIDSENYFNSKEEYDNALIAAYDLLQASYVNVLLGEIASDNTLCGGESPTDVIGFQQIDDMIHTPVNSNLRDIWNWMFAGVQRANYILEFKDKTDFPGKTQVIAEARFLRAYYQFELVKWFGGIPMKGDARFKIGDEKTIGRSSVAEVYASIEADLIFASENLSPNAAQKGRITKGAAQALLGKAYLYQNKFAQAATALDAVITSGKYTLVSDYNAMFEMDGENGSESVFEVQYTDVEGAGFGCLQCSEGNVAVGFNGIRNYSGPLFSSGYSFNIPTQESADAFESGDKRKDVAILDINAWALANASYDNGNGITFGKGNEDTGFFNRKYLPRKRSSAAQGDLNLTNPNNYRAIRYADVLLMAAEAYNRGSINDAKARTYLNEVRRRAFGDNNHDVTASGTALTETILAERRVELFGEGHRFFDLVRTGKAAGTIPGFKANKNELFPIPIEEIQFANGNWAQNPGY; encoded by the coding sequence ATGAAAAAGTATTTTATAAAATCCATTATAGCACTAGCTCTGATTTCGGCGGTAACTACTTCCTGTTCAGATGAGTTTGTAGATCCAAAACCTGAATATTCAATAGATTCAGAGAATTATTTTAATTCTAAAGAAGAGTACGATAACGCTTTGATTGCCGCTTACGATTTGCTTCAGGCTTCTTATGTAAATGTTTTATTAGGCGAAATCGCTTCAGATAATACACTTTGCGGTGGAGAAAGCCCAACAGACGTAATTGGTTTCCAGCAGATTGATGATATGATTCATACTCCTGTAAACAGTAACTTAAGAGATATTTGGAACTGGATGTTTGCTGGAGTACAAAGAGCAAACTATATTTTAGAATTCAAAGACAAAACAGATTTTCCTGGAAAAACTCAGGTAATTGCTGAAGCTCGTTTTTTAAGAGCTTACTATCAATTTGAATTGGTAAAATGGTTTGGCGGAATTCCAATGAAAGGCGATGCGAGATTTAAAATTGGAGATGAGAAAACAATCGGACGCTCTTCTGTTGCAGAAGTATACGCTTCAATCGAAGCCGATTTGATTTTTGCATCAGAGAATTTATCTCCAAATGCGGCTCAAAAAGGGAGAATTACAAAAGGAGCTGCTCAAGCTTTACTAGGAAAAGCCTATTTGTATCAAAATAAATTTGCACAAGCAGCTACAGCACTTGATGCCGTAATTACTTCAGGAAAATACACATTAGTGTCTGATTATAATGCCATGTTTGAAATGGATGGAGAAAACGGATCAGAATCTGTTTTTGAAGTGCAATACACAGACGTAGAAGGAGCAGGATTTGGATGTTTACAATGTAGTGAAGGAAACGTAGCAGTTGGTTTCAACGGTATTCGTAACTATTCAGGACCATTATTTTCTTCAGGATACAGCTTTAATATTCCAACTCAGGAATCTGCTGATGCTTTTGAAAGCGGCGACAAACGTAAAGATGTTGCTATTTTAGATATTAATGCATGGGCACTGGCAAATGCTTCTTATGACAATGGAAACGGAATCACTTTCGGAAAAGGAAATGAAGATACAGGTTTCTTCAACAGAAAATACCTTCCTAGAAAAAGAAGTTCAGCAGCTCAAGGAGATTTAAATCTTACGAATCCAAACAATTACAGAGCAATTCGTTATGCCGACGTTCTTTTAATGGCTGCAGAAGCGTATAACAGAGGATCAATCAACGATGCAAAAGCGAGAACATATTTAAATGAAGTAAGAAGACGTGCTTTTGGTGATAACAACCACGATGTAACTGCTTCTGGAACTGCTTTAACAGAAACTATTTTAGCAGAAAGAAGAGTAGAACTTTTTGGTGAAGGACACCGTTTCTTTGACCTTGTAAGAACTGGAAAAGCTGCCGGAACTATACCGGGCTTTAAAGCGAATAAAAACGAATTATTCCCGATTCCTATTGAAGAAATTCAGTTTGCAAACGGAAACTGGGCACAAAATCCTGGATACTAA